TGGTGGAATTATTCCATGTGCTACGGCGTATATTCGTCGTAAAGCGCCCCTTTCTATCCAAGGAGAGGTGTTAGGTTATAACCAAAGCTTTCGATTCCTTGGTAATGTCTTAGGGCCTGTCACGGGTGGTTTGATCTCAGGGTATTTCTCCATTGCTGCTGTATTTTACTTTTCATCATCGTTATTTATCATTGCAGCGCTATTACTGCTTGCTGTTTATGTGAAAAATCAAAAGCAGAAAGAAGAAAGGGTTAGCGTCTTTTCAAAAGCACAATAAGTGAACGACGGGGTATTATGGAAGTTGCGAAGAAATACAATCCAAGTAATCTTTGAAACTCGCAAGTAAGCTGAACAAATCGAAACAAACACGAACGAAGACATCGTTTTTATACACTGCCAAGCAACTGTCATGATAGAATAGTAGGACCGCATGACTTAATTGGGGGTGTATGTTGCCTATGGTATTAACCGATAAAGAAAAGTTGTTATTGATTCGGCTATTAAAAAAAGAAAAGAGAAAAGCTTTTGGCATAAAAGAAAATAAAAAAGATGTTCAGCAACTCTTAGAAAAGCTCGAACAAAATAAGCGAAATACAAAAGTCAATGAAGTGAATCCGTCAAAATTATAATGTTTTTTATTACGTTGTCCTAAGTTATCTAAGGAGTTCGATTTAAAGGGAGAAATAGAAAATAACAGCTCATTTTTGGAGGTAATTCGCGCCTGAATTATCTCCTTTACTTTGTTGTTATTGAACCAACTTCATTAAACACTTCTTTAAAATTGATTGACAGGTTCAGCATTTGATTTTAAAATTTTGATTTTCCTCGCAGTTGAAATACACTTCGCTTGCGCCCTGGGGTGAAAGCGAAGGAATTTTTGAACGGATGCTTGCACCTCTGGGCACAAGTGTGACATCCGTTCAAGCTGCACTTCGTTTGCTTTCACGGTGTCTTCTTTGCCGCGGGCAGTAGCATATGTTATAAAAGATGTTTTTTTTAGTTACAAATGAACAAGATATTAGATGCAAGAAGCAGTTGAAATAAACGTAGACTCTAGCTGGAACAGCAACGAGCATTACATCTTCGAACTGCTTTGAACAAATTCTTCATATAAATGTGTTCTCGGTTGTTTTCAACAAAATAACGTATTAATTAGCACCCTTTTTAAAGAGTAATTAATATGAATTAGTAAGTTATTATTTGAAGTGATATTTTTAGATCTAACTTTAACATTTTATCAAGAGATAATTATTAATGAACTAGGCTATATTCGCATTGATTTTATAACTCGAAAAAGTGACAGGCGGTGAATTAAGGATATCCGTCAAAAATCCGAAGACTCCAGCGGGACAAGCAATAGGCGAAGATCCAACAGGGCTATAGCCCTGTTTAGCTGAGGCATTGCCCGCGGAAAGCGAAGGAATTTTTGAACGGATATTTATGTGCTCCAACTAAACGGATTCGAGTGCTTATCTAAATAAAAAATACACAATTAAAAGGACACATATAAAACTTTATGTAAAACATGTTGCCAGTTCTTTTGTTTTTATTGTTTTTCACCTCGAAAACGGAACTACTTAATTTTTTGACGGTAAGAATTTTTGTTACGACGCTGAAATAGTTAGAGGACACAGAAAGTCTTTATTTCACAAATAGAACGTAGTATACTTTGATTGATTCGTCAAAATTTTACAGAATGATAACGTGATAGGAGTATGAAACATGAATCTTTGGAACAAACTTGTTAAGCATCATATAAGAACAGTGATCGTTATTACTGTCATTGTCAATGCACTTATTGTTTTACTATCTTATCTTCCAGGATATGATGGCCAGCTTCCGTATTGGGTGACGCAATTGCCGTTACTGAATGCAACATTAAATAGTTTCACCTTTATATTTCTAGTTTGTGCATTAGTTGCAATTCTAAAAGGAAATGTTACATTACATCAGCGTTTTATCTACAGTGCGTTTGTAACGACCGGTATTTTCCTTTTTTCTTATGTTACGTACCACTTTTTAGCCGAATCAACAACATTTGGCGGCACTGGACTAATCGCAGGTGTTTATTACTTTATTTTAATTACTCATATTATTTTAGCAGCAATTATTGTACCTTTAGCTTTAATGAGCTTTTTTACAGGATATAAAGATCTAAGACAAACACACAAAAAATGGGTACGTTGGACGATGCCCCTTTGGCTTTATGTTAGTTTAACGGGAGTACTCGTTTATATCCTAATCTCTCCATATTACACGTATTAGTAAGTGTATCGTAATTTAAACAGCCTAGTATCAGCGCTAGCGAAGATTAAATAAACCGATTGTTAAGGTTTCTCTTCGTTTCGCATAGAGATACTAGGCATTTTGTATACTTCAAAACTCCGCGTATCGATTTTTCTTTCATATGTCGTATAAACGTTGGGTAACCTAACGGACAAGGTGATATATAGAGGGGAGTTTAAAAAATGAGAAGTATTATACGTTTAACGATCGCTTTTAGTGTTGTCTTATTTTCTGTCTTAGGAATATGGTACTTATCAGATCACCAAAATCGGGATCTTACGTTAGATGGTGATGAATCAGAAGACCGAAGCTTTGAGCTTGCGATGTCAGAAGTGATGGCTGAAGATTTAACAGGTTCGATTGAAATGTTTATTTACAAAATTGAGGATGAACTAGATGACTGGACGGATATGGATATAAACGATCAAAAAACAATAGAAGAACTTGATCAATTTGTTGATGAGCACCCACACATTGAAGGGTTCGCGCTATATGAGAATAATGAGTTAAAATACGATGTTCACTTAAAAGATGTACCAACGAATCCAAAAGAAAAACTCACTCGAAACAAAGGAAACGGGGTGAAACTTTCTGACCCGTTTATTGAAAAAGGGACGAAAAAAATGTACATGGGTAAAGAAAAAAATGATCACCTTTACTTTACTGAACTAGACCTATCTTTTATTGAGCATTTCGTAAAAGACTTAGCAGCATTAACGGATGCAAATGGTCAATTTTTCATCGGCGATGACGGAATGAATGTTGGGACAACCGAAAGTGAAGTTGATGAAGATTACGTAAAAAAAGACGTAGAAGACTTAGGCTGGAGTTTATATGTGCAAAGTGAAGATGACAAAGAAGTGGAAGAGGAACATTATAAAGAAGGCGAGATCATCGTTAAATTAAGAGAAGGCATCGACAAAAAAGAATGGGCAGCAGATCATCAAGTGAAGATCGTAGACGCATTTAACGATTCATTAGTTGTTCGAGATAAACGAGATTCCACTGAATTATTAATGGAAGAGTGGGCAGATGACCCAGCTGTTGTATATATGGAGCCAAACTATAAGTATTCTAAGCAAACGATGGCTCATCAAACAAGACCTCGACAAAGGAGAACAAGACAAGTTCATGTGTTCGATGAAAATGAGTCACCAAATGATGAATTTTATGAACCTTATCAATGGAATTTCTCGCAAATTTTTGCTGAAGAAGGATGGGCTATTTCTGTTGGCGAAGAGCAAGTTCCAATAGCAATTATAGACAGTGGTGTGGACCCAGAACATATTGATTTAAGTGAGAAAATTCAAGATGGATTTAATGCATTTGAAGGCAATGGTGCTTATTATGATGAGCATGGCCATGGTACACATGTCGCTGGTGTTGCAGCAGCTGTTACTAATAATGAAGATGGCGTTGCCGGTGTTTCTTGGAATAATCCAATCCTAGCTGTAAAAGTATTAGATGATCGTGCGGAAGGGAACTCGATGTCAATCGCGAAAGGAATCCGCTGGGCTGTTGACAATGGCGCGAAAGTGCTCAATTTAAGTTTAGGTGATAGTCATGATTCAGAAATGATGCATGAAGCAGTGCGTTACGCTTATAACAACGATGTCGTCATGATTGCAGCTTCAGGGAATGATAATGTAGAAACACCTATGTATCCTGCTGCATATGAAGAGGTCTTGACAGTAGCAGCGACCGATCCACATGAAGAGAGAGCGTTTTTTTCAAACTATGGTCACCATATCGATGTAAGTGCACCTGGTGAACATATCCCAAGTACGTATCTAGGGAACGAATTTGTCATGATGAGCGGTACATCGATGGCTGCACCACATGTAGCTGGTTTAGCTGGGCTTATTCGCTCGGTAGATCCTGATTTATCAAATGAAGAAGTATATGATTTAATTCGAAGAACGTGTGATGATTTAGGAGAAGAAGGAGTAGACCCATATTTTGGTCATGGGAAAATAAATGTGGAAAGAGCTTTACGCGAAATCCATTAAAGAGGAAAAAAAGAGCTAGCCCAGTGACTCACATTGGGCAGCTCTTTTTTTTATCAAGGGTAGCGTTTTTGTAATTTATAATTAGCTTATCTAATTCTTTTGAACATTTAATGGTTTCACTGCAATTTAACCCGTTATTTTTGGCTAAGGTTAAGAGCTCGTCTCTTTTTTTCTCAATTTCTACTTTAAGTTCCATATTTAACACTCCATTGCGTGAGTTGGTGTATGTGGGGAATTGTCCCACATTATAAGAGATGCTAAAGAATCATTCCATGAACATGTAGTAAATGATGCAATCGGTTGCAGTGTTTGCATGATGATAGGAACATCCTTTCCTATATTATCAGACAAACTTTCGATTAGTGGAATAGCTTCCTTAAAACTAGTCAAAAGATTTTATAATAATACAAAAATCGACAACAATATTTTTCAATAATCGATATCTTCGTAATCTTTCGGTTGAGCTTCTCTTTCCTCTGGAATATAAACTTGGTAATGTATTTTTCTTGCTTGTTGTTTTTTCGATTGTTTGTTCGACTTTATTTTCGCTAACCTATACTTCATGACAGTATTCTCCCTTCTTTATTCAGAACTTTTATCCAAAGTAAGCTGATATTAAGCGAACATCCCCAGCGGAGTGCCGAGCATGCCACAGGACGTGGCGTTGAGCTCCCAATGGAAAGTCATTTTTAGAATAAGTTGTTAGAGGAAAGCACAACAGATTTTATAAATCGTTGATTCATTTATATTTTGACCAGTGCATGGAGAATTATAAATGATTTCTTTTTATAAAAAAGCCATGATTTATATATTTAAGATGCGAAGCCTAACTGATACGCTGATGAAGCTGAACAAATTTATATGCAAAGATCGCTAAATGTAAATTCATACGGTCACGAGGTGATTGAAGATTTACACCAGCTTTTTTTTCAATTTGTGCTAAACGATATTTTAAAGTATGACGATGGATGTATAAATGAGAGGCGGTTTTTTGAATGTGACAATTGTACATTAAATATGTTTCGAGTGTTTGTATTAAATCAGGTCGGTCGTTTTTTTGGTCAATCAAGCCTTTAAGATGTGTTTCATAAAACTGTTGTAAGGAAATACCAGACTCTTGCATTTGAATTAACATTTGGTAAAAACCTAACTCATCATAATGTGTAATTAGTGATTCTTTTAAAAGAAGGGGAGAGTATTGAACTGCATATTCTGCTTCTTTTGCACTTAACGATAGTTGTTGAACGGAGTGATAAAGTCTGCCAACCCCGATCTTTAATGGTTCATCAAAGTGGTTGTGCCACCTTTCTTGAATGTTTAATAAACAATCGTACATGTCATTTGTTTTATCTGAACTGTCTTCTGCTTCAATTAAGGCAAAAAGTGAGTCTAGCTTCGGAAGTAAGATGTGCTGTCTATTCGCATTAGCAAATGATTGCAAAACAATATAATGGAGGTGATTACTCCAATCTTTTTTATCGGTGTATGCTTGTTGATCATGACTAACTTTAATAAAGATCGCTTGATGTGGGATCGTTAAATTATAACCTAACTTTTTTCCACGCTTAATCGCCGCACTTGTATTTAGGTTATCCTTCATTAATATTTCTTCTACTAATTCTCCGCGGAGTCTTACCTTTGTTTCTTCAATAGCATATTGTTTGACTAGTTCTATACCAATCAAGGTAGACACGTGATCCATAATGATTTCATCCATTTCTGACCATTTGTGTTGATGGTGGAAGGCAACAAGATATCCATACGTAAATGACTCAGCATGAATGGGAGAGCGAAAACAATAAAATGAGTTCCATTTAAACGTATAAACATTCTTTCGGTTTTCTGAGTCATGGAAGAGATCATTAATTTTTCGTGAATCATTATCAACCACAATTTCTTTATCATTTACAAGTAAAGAGGCCGAGTGCAAATTCTTGCTAGAAATCAATTGTCCTAAGTCATCAAACACAAACAAACTTGAATCTGTTAATGGACTTAGTTTATTTAATATTTCATCTAAACCATCATTGTTTAATGCAAGCTTGGTCATCTCTTTATGAACGGAGAGTGACTCTTCAAGTAGTCGCATTTGCTGATTACCAATTTGCTCAACAATCCCTTTTGTAATCGTTGAAAAATTAATCGAAGGTGGGATCTCAATAAGTGGTAACTGTTGTTTGTTTGCTTCAGAAATAAAGGAAGCGGGAACGTTATCAAGGTAAAATCCTTTATAAATGGCTATTCCAGCTAATGAATTTTCTCTAATTAATTGTAAAAAACAGTTTTTTAGATGATCATCTTTTTCTAACCCAAATCCTGTTGTAACAATGAATTCTCCAGCTTGAAATCGGCTAATATCTTCAATGATTTCAATCGTTGTTACCCACTTGATCGACCTGTTTACCCCATCATTGCCAGCAATTAGCTTCGTCCCTTTTAATACAGGTAATTTTAAAGCCTCTCGTATTGTCAACATGTAAGCCACCTCCCTATATTCATTTATCCATCGTGTATAAAAATAATGAAAAAACTTTTGTTAACAAGGAGAATAGTCAGAAAATTCAGTGTGGAATAAGATAATAGTAAGCAAGACTATTTCTCTTTTCAACTAAAAGGACATCCTTTTACTACATTGTTTAAGATGTTGGAAAAAAACTTTAGTACTAAATATATGCTCTTCATTCGATTCATACTTCAATTCATGCTCTTAATAAATAACTGTTTTCACAAATTTTGTTGCATTGTTTGGGGAGCTTTGACAAGCAGATGGCGGTGACTCCAGCGAAAAAAGCACCGGGGAAGAAACAGCAGGGTGATATATCCGATAAGGATGTTGCACTTGTGCCCTAAGGTGAAAGCGAGAGGACCAAAACGAATGGTTCATTATTAAACGATATTTTCAGGAAAGCAAAAAATAATAAAGGAGGGTTGTAGTGTGAAAGATAGTTATTTAATAAAGCCCCAATTAGATGAAACATATCCCTGCACAAAATATGGGAAAGGGATTTATTTATATGATACAGAGGGAAAAGAATATATAGACGGGTCATCAGGAGCAGTAACAGCAAGCATTGGTCATGGGGTGAACGAGATTGCTAATGTCATGAAGGAGCAAGCGGAGCGGGTTTCATTTGTTTATCGGTCACAATTTACTAGTACACCAGCAGAAAAGTTAGCATACAAATTAAAAGAGTTAGCGCCAGGAGACTTGAATTGGTCATTTTTTGTTAATAGTGGGTCAGAGGCAACGGAAACAGCGTTAAAGGTGGCATTGCAATATTGGCAAGAAAAGGGGCGTCCAACAAAAAATAAAGTGTTATCAAGGTGGATGAGTTATCACGGTATCACATTAGGGGCATTATCAATGTCAGGTCATGTGGGGAGAAGAGCTAGGTTCGCTCCTTTATTAGAGGACTTTCCAACAGTTGATCCGCCGTATTGTTATCGCTGTCCGTTCAACGAAACGTATCCAAACTGTCAGCTCATGTGTGCAAAGGAATTAGATCGTGCAATAAGAAGAGTAGGCGCCGAACATATTGCAGCCTTTATTGCAGAGCCAATTATTGGAGCTTCTGGAGGAGCAATTGTACCTCCAGATGGTTATTACGAAGAAATAAGAAAGATTTGCGATCACCATGATATTTTGTTTATTGCAGATGAAGTAATGACAGGTGTAGGAAGGTGCGGAAAAAACTTTGCAATCGACCATTGGAATACAGTACCAGATATTATGGCACTAGGTAAGGGATTGAGTGCAGGATATACACCCCTTGCAGCAACGATGGTTACGGATAAAGTAATGGAGCCGATTTTACAAGGATCGAAACAGATTATGAGTGGCCATACGTACAGTGCTAATCCGCAATCGACTGCCATTGGCTTAGCGGTACTCGAATATATCGAAAAACACCACCTCATCAAAAACTCAGAGAAACAAGGCAATTATTTCTTAGATGAACTAAAGAAACTCCAACAAAAGTATTCGATTATCGGAGATATACGTGGGAAAGGTTTACTATTAGGTGTTGAATTTGTTTCAAATATTTTTAATAAACTACCGTTTCGAACGGAAGTGAATGTAACAAAACGAATGATTCACAAAGCGATGGAAAAAGGACTTCTTATTTACCCATCTTCAGCTGGAGTGGAAGGAAGTTCTGGGGATGCCGTTTTATTAGCACCACCATTAACGATTAATCGAGAAGAAATTGACAAACTCCTTCATATTTTTGAAGAGGTCGTTCGCGACGTTCAAGAGGAGCTTCAAATTGAAGGGTTCATTCATTCTGCAGGGTGAGAGGGGGAGCAAAATGGAAAGTAAAATAGAAAAAGATTCGAAAGTCATTTCCATTGAAGAAGCAAGTTCATATATAAAAAATGGGATGACAGTGATGATCGGTGGTTTCGGTGGGGTTGGAAATCCACCAACGATGATTAATGAAATGCTAAAGAACAACATTCAAGACTTAACGTTAATTTGTAACGATGCCGGCTTTCCCCATATCGGTGTTGGCCAACTCGTCACAAACTGTCGGATAAAAAAATTAATTGCTAGTCACATTGGTTCAAATCCAAAGGCAGGACAGCAAATGACCGATGGTACATTAGACGTTCAGTTTTTCCCCCAAGGTACGTTAGCAGAAAAAATTCGTGCAGGTGGTGTAGGCTTAGGCGGGGTTCTTGTTGATATCGGTATTGATAATCCGATTGTAGAAAAAGGGAGCGAACGATATGAGCTTAACGGAAAAAAGTATTTAGTGGAGCCTGCTCTAACTGCAAAAGTATCGATTGTTTACGCGAAAAAAGCAGATCACTTCGGTAACCTTGTGTTTGATACGAGTTCCCGTAACACGAACCCACTCGTTGCAATGGCTGGAGACATAACCATTGCAGAAGCGGATGAAATCGTTGAAACAGGGGAGCTTGATCCAGAAGAAGTAATTACACCAGGGGCATTTGTAGACTATGTCGTACAAAGTGAAGGGGTGAACTGGGCATGGGCTTGGGAAAAGAAGTAAGAGAGGCGATTGCAAAAAGAGCTGCTAAAGAAATTAAATCAGGAATGATTGTCAATCTAGGAATCGGCATTCCAACGTTAGTTGCCAATTATGTCAATGATTCTTCTGTGATGTTCCATGCCGAAAATGGTGTTTTAGGAACTGGCCCAAGTCCTGTACCAGGAGAAGAAAATCCGAATTTATGTAACGCCGGAGGAATACCGATCACTGCTGCAAAAGGTGCATCATATTTTGACAGTGCGATGGCGTTTGCATTAATTAGAAAAGGGTTACTAGATATGACGATTCTCGGGGCACTTGAAGTTAGTGATGAAGGAGATCTTGCTAATTGGATCGTTCCAGGAAAGAGAGTGCCAGGCATGGGTGGAGCGATTGAATTAGCTCAAAAAGCCAAAAAAGTCATTACAGTGATGAATCACACAGATAAATATGGAAATCCAAAAATCGTTAAAGCGTGTTCATTACCATTAACTGCACGAAAATGCGTCGACATGATTATCACCGAGATGGCAGTCATGAGTATTACAAATGATGGTCTACAATTGGATGAAGTATTTGAACCATATACGTTAGAAGAAGTACAAGAAAAAACAGGAGCACCATTACTCATAAAACAGCCTCCAACAACGATTTCAGAAGGAAGGAGTTGATCCAAATGAGATCAGACATACGTGAATGGATTAGAAACAATAAAGAGGAACTAATTGACATGATTCAGCGAATGATCCAGCAACCATCAACACAAAGAAATGAATTAGGCATTCAAAGACAAGTTTCAGAAATACTAAATGAGCTTCAATTTCAAGTAGATATGTGGGAACCTGAAGTTGCGTCCTTAAAAAAACATCAGGCTTTCATTTCTACAAGAGACTCGTTTCAAGGAAGTCCCAACGTCGTAGGGGTAAAAAAAGGAGTAGGTAACGGTCACTCGTTAGTTTTAAATGGTCACGTCGATGTCGTTCCTGAAGGAGATCGAAAAAATTGGGTTGATGATCCATACTCAGGAGTATACAAAGACGGGAAAGTTTATGGCCGTGGTTCAACAGACATGAAAGGGGCAAATGCAGCCATGCTTTTTGCCTTAAAAGCGATCAAAGAGTGTGGAGTCCCCTTAAAAGGCGATATCGTTTTTCATAGTGTAATAGAAGAAGAAAGTGGAGGAGCGGGCACACTTGAAGCCATTTTAAAAGGCTATACAGCTGATGCTGCGATCATCCCAGAACCAACACAAATGAAAATCTTTCCGAAACAACAAGGATCACTATGGTTCCGTTTATATGTTAAAGGTGTTTCAGCTCATGGAGGTACGAGATACGAAGGTGTCAGTGCCATCGAAAAAACACAAATTGTCCTTGATCATATAAAAGAGTTAGAACAAGTTCGAAATGATCGCATTGATGATCCGTTGTTTTCAGAAATTCCTATCCCAATCCCGATCAATATTGGGATTATTCAAGGTGGAGATTGGCCATCTTCTGTCGCTGATTTAGTAAAGGTTGAAGGACGATACGGTGTCTCCCCTTCAGAAACCATCGAAGAAGCAAAGGCTGAATTTAAACAATGGATGAAAAAGTTAGCTGAAAAAGATATTTGGTTTGAGAAGCATCCGATTGAAGTTGAATGGTTTGGGGCAAGGTGGTTGCCAGGTTCCATTGATACCAAGCACCCACTTATGAATATATTAACAAACTCTTATGAAAAAATTTCAGGAGCCCCTCCAACCGTCGAAGCTTCTCCATGGGGAACTGATGGTGGATTATTAACTTATGTCGGAAATACGCCTTCGGTCGTCTTCGGCCCAGGAGTAACGAGTATGGCCCACTATCCAAATGAGTATATCGAGGTCGACAAGGCTTTACATTTTTCCGAAATACTAGCCAATACGATTATCGACTGGTGTAACAAAGAAAAGAAGCTGTGAAAAATTGTTGTGGTTGGTGCCTGTCACTTGAATGCCAGACACTGAAGTGACAGGCACAAAACCAAACATCCTTGTCGGACCATAATGAACCGTAAATTACGTGAAGGATAATGCTAAACGGTATGGAATTATATTATATAGAACAAAAGGTTACAGTTTGCAATGTAGAGGGGGCTTTATCATGAGAAAGAAGTTGTTTCTAGCAGGAGAGTGGGTAGAAACAGAACAGTACCAAAACTTATATTCTCCTTATAGTGAAGAAGAAATTGCCCAAATACCATTAGCATCAAAGGCAGATGTTGATACAGCGCTTGGTGCTGCTGTCAAAGTAAAGAAAGAACTAAAAAAAATGCCCGCATATAAACGAGCGGAAATTTTAGAAAATGTCGTTAAGCTCATAGAAGAGAACCGAGAACTGTGTGCAAGGACGATTGTACAGGAGGCAGCGAAACCAATTCAAGCTGCTCGAGGTGAAATCGCTAGGACAATCATGACATATAAATTCGCAAGTGAAGAAGCTAGAAGACTATCAAATGAATACATTAATATGGATGCAGCCCCAGGTGGAGAAAATCGAGTCGCTTATGCTGTCCGAGAACCAGCAGGCGTCGTAGCGGCAATTACACCGTTTAATTTTCCAATGAATCTAGTCGCTCATAAACTTGGGCCAGCAATTGCTGCAGGAAATCCAGTCGTTTTAAAGCCCGCATCCCAAACGCCACTGTCAGCCTTTTTAATCGCCGATTTTTTTGAAAAGGCAGGCCTTCCAAAAGGGGCGTTAAGTGTCATCACGGGTAAAGGCAGTGTCATTGGAGAAGCATTAGTCAGTGACGACAGAACAAATGTCATTACTTTTACAGGTAGTCCTGAAGTCGGAATACACCTAAAAAATAAGGCTGGGTTAAAGAAAGTCACGTTAGAATTAGGCTCAAATTCAGCAGTTATTATAGATGACGGTGTTGATGTCGATGAGCTTGTTGAGCGCCTCGTTACAGGTGCATTTGCTTACCAAGGTCAAGTATGTATTTCTTTACAACGCATTTTTGTGCATGAAAAGAAGAAAGCTGAACTCATTGAAAAAATGAAAACGGCTACGAACGATCTTGTAAAAGGCGATCCGTTAGATGAAGCCACTGATGTTTCTGCCTTAATTACCCCAAGCGATAAAGATCGAGTGCTTTCGTGGGTTGACGAAGCAGAGAAGGACGGAGCACAATTAATAACAGGAGGAAACGTTCATCAAAATATTGTCGAACCAACAATCCTTGCGAATGTTCCGACGCATGTAAAAGTATCATGTGAAGAAGTATTCGGGCCAATTGTAACTATAAACAGCTTTCAAACGTGGGAAGAAGCGATCGAATTAGTGAATGATTCAGACTTTGGTCTCCAAGCAGGTGTTTATACAAATGACCTGAAAAAAGCATTCTATGCATCTGAAGAATTAGAAGTCGGTGGCGTTATGATAAACGATATTCCGACCTTTCGCGTCGACCATATGCCTTACGGTGGCGTGAAAAAGAGCGGCACCGGTCGTGAAGGAATTAAATATGCAATTGAAGAAATGACAGAATTAAAGCTCGTATCTTTTAAAAAATAATGAGGAGGGAGCTAATCCCTCCTTTTTCATCACGAATGATAGGTGGCGAAGAAAGGGGACTACATAAATGAACATTCAACATTGGGATATGGATTCAAAAAATGATCGGGTTGTTGCGTATTTACCTCAATTAAGTGAAAAGGAAATAGAAAAAATAGATGCAACGATTCGCGAACGAAATCCAGGAAAGTTCATTGTTTATACAACAGTAGGACAAATCAATAAACTAAATCATCATGGCTTTGAACTAGAAGCAGAAATGTCTGGTTTTTTTAGCGGACAAAAGGCTTTAATATTTACAAAATATTTAAAGGAAGACCGAAAAATCTCAAGTACCGCAAAAGAAAATCGAGACGTCTTGTCAATTGTCAACCGTGATGAAGGGTTAAAGAGCACTCCTCCTTCCTTTGAAGTAAGTGTAGTAACCGACAATGAACTACCTGAATTAGCGAAGTTGT
The Bacillus shivajii DNA segment above includes these coding regions:
- a CDS encoding DUF420 domain-containing protein; the encoded protein is MNLWNKLVKHHIRTVIVITVIVNALIVLLSYLPGYDGQLPYWVTQLPLLNATLNSFTFIFLVCALVAILKGNVTLHQRFIYSAFVTTGIFLFSYVTYHFLAESTTFGGTGLIAGVYYFILITHIILAAIIVPLALMSFFTGYKDLRQTHKKWVRWTMPLWLYVSLTGVLVYILISPYYTY
- a CDS encoding S8 family peptidase, with amino-acid sequence MRSIIRLTIAFSVVLFSVLGIWYLSDHQNRDLTLDGDESEDRSFELAMSEVMAEDLTGSIEMFIYKIEDELDDWTDMDINDQKTIEELDQFVDEHPHIEGFALYENNELKYDVHLKDVPTNPKEKLTRNKGNGVKLSDPFIEKGTKKMYMGKEKNDHLYFTELDLSFIEHFVKDLAALTDANGQFFIGDDGMNVGTTESEVDEDYVKKDVEDLGWSLYVQSEDDKEVEEEHYKEGEIIVKLREGIDKKEWAADHQVKIVDAFNDSLVVRDKRDSTELLMEEWADDPAVVYMEPNYKYSKQTMAHQTRPRQRRTRQVHVFDENESPNDEFYEPYQWNFSQIFAEEGWAISVGEEQVPIAIIDSGVDPEHIDLSEKIQDGFNAFEGNGAYYDEHGHGTHVAGVAAAVTNNEDGVAGVSWNNPILAVKVLDDRAEGNSMSIAKGIRWAVDNGAKVLNLSLGDSHDSEMMHEAVRYAYNNDVVMIAASGNDNVETPMYPAAYEEVLTVAATDPHEERAFFSNYGHHIDVSAPGEHIPSTYLGNEFVMMSGTSMAAPHVAGLAGLIRSVDPDLSNEEVYDLIRRTCDDLGEEGVDPYFGHGKINVERALREIH
- a CDS encoding aspartyl-phosphate phosphatase Spo0E family protein; this encodes MELKVEIEKKRDELLTLAKNNGLNCSETIKCSKELDKLIINYKNATLDKKKSCPM
- a CDS encoding PucR family transcriptional regulator ligand-binding domain-containing protein; amino-acid sequence: MLTIREALKLPVLKGTKLIAGNDGVNRSIKWVTTIEIIEDISRFQAGEFIVTTGFGLEKDDHLKNCFLQLIRENSLAGIAIYKGFYLDNVPASFISEANKQQLPLIEIPPSINFSTITKGIVEQIGNQQMRLLEESLSVHKEMTKLALNNDGLDEILNKLSPLTDSSLFVFDDLGQLISSKNLHSASLLVNDKEIVVDNDSRKINDLFHDSENRKNVYTFKWNSFYCFRSPIHAESFTYGYLVAFHHQHKWSEMDEIIMDHVSTLIGIELVKQYAIEETKVRLRGELVEEILMKDNLNTSAAIKRGKKLGYNLTIPHQAIFIKVSHDQQAYTDKKDWSNHLHYIVLQSFANANRQHILLPKLDSLFALIEAEDSSDKTNDMYDCLLNIQERWHNHFDEPLKIGVGRLYHSVQQLSLSAKEAEYAVQYSPLLLKESLITHYDELGFYQMLIQMQESGISLQQFYETHLKGLIDQKNDRPDLIQTLETYLMYNCHIQKTASHLYIHRHTLKYRLAQIEKKAGVNLQSPRDRMNLHLAIFAYKFVQLHQRIS
- a CDS encoding aspartate aminotransferase family protein, with the protein product MKDSYLIKPQLDETYPCTKYGKGIYLYDTEGKEYIDGSSGAVTASIGHGVNEIANVMKEQAERVSFVYRSQFTSTPAEKLAYKLKELAPGDLNWSFFVNSGSEATETALKVALQYWQEKGRPTKNKVLSRWMSYHGITLGALSMSGHVGRRARFAPLLEDFPTVDPPYCYRCPFNETYPNCQLMCAKELDRAIRRVGAEHIAAFIAEPIIGASGGAIVPPDGYYEEIRKICDHHDILFIADEVMTGVGRCGKNFAIDHWNTVPDIMALGKGLSAGYTPLAATMVTDKVMEPILQGSKQIMSGHTYSANPQSTAIGLAVLEYIEKHHLIKNSEKQGNYFLDELKKLQQKYSIIGDIRGKGLLLGVEFVSNIFNKLPFRTEVNVTKRMIHKAMEKGLLIYPSSAGVEGSSGDAVLLAPPLTINREEIDKLLHIFEEVVRDVQEELQIEGFIHSAG
- a CDS encoding CoA transferase subunit A is translated as MESKIEKDSKVISIEEASSYIKNGMTVMIGGFGGVGNPPTMINEMLKNNIQDLTLICNDAGFPHIGVGQLVTNCRIKKLIASHIGSNPKAGQQMTDGTLDVQFFPQGTLAEKIRAGGVGLGGVLVDIGIDNPIVEKGSERYELNGKKYLVEPALTAKVSIVYAKKADHFGNLVFDTSSRNTNPLVAMAGDITIAEADEIVETGELDPEEVITPGAFVDYVVQSEGVNWAWAWEKK
- a CDS encoding 3-oxoacid CoA-transferase subunit B, whose amino-acid sequence is MGLGKEVREAIAKRAAKEIKSGMIVNLGIGIPTLVANYVNDSSVMFHAENGVLGTGPSPVPGEENPNLCNAGGIPITAAKGASYFDSAMAFALIRKGLLDMTILGALEVSDEGDLANWIVPGKRVPGMGGAIELAQKAKKVITVMNHTDKYGNPKIVKACSLPLTARKCVDMIITEMAVMSITNDGLQLDEVFEPYTLEEVQEKTGAPLLIKQPPTTISEGRS